In Hemicordylus capensis ecotype Gifberg chromosome 4, rHemCap1.1.pri, whole genome shotgun sequence, the genomic window CAAGAGGGAGCTGCCATAGTTCACTGGCTGGGCTCATACTTTGAATgaagaaggtgccaggttcagtcTCTAGTTAAAAGACTTCAGGGCATTACTCCTCTGAtcatgccccgcccccacccgaGCACTTATATCTTGAGCCATCATGTTGCTCCTACACACTGCTTATGGCTAAAACCACAGAATGGATCTGTACCAGATGTGCATAGCAAAAACACAAATCCCTTTGCTTCGTAAAAGCAAATAAGCTTTCCTGGCCCATGTTGATAACATTCCTATAGTTATTAGAAGATATTAGAAGATTACCGCAACAACTAGTCTTAAAATACACTGATTTTGTTTTTCCTATTTAATCTTAGGAAGATTCCAGTCTAGGCCTTTCAAACTTGCTTTGAATCCTCAATACCCTCACAGCGgcctaaggtaaagtgtgccctgtggttgtctttggtagaatacaagcggagtttaccatggcctcctcccacgcagcatgagaataatgagatgatgcctttcagcatcttcctatatcgctgctgcccgatataggtgtttcccacataGTCCGGGAAACCgaccagcggggattggaaccggcaaccctcggcttgctaatcaagtcattccccACTGCGTATTTGGCGGCTTTCTCACAGGGGCCTATTAAACAAATCCGGGAACAGACGTTCCTGGGGCCCCTGAGTATACTGAAcgcttgctctttgctccccgaaggcggcggcaggaggggcAGGGGCCCCATGGCCATTTTTTGCCCCCGGAGTCCACTCCAACCGTATTAGGCCCCCCTGACCCTCATCCTCCGGAATGGCAGCCGGTTCCGGAGCTACGCACTCACTTGTTGACGGAAGCCGACGACTTCGGACACTCGGCTGAGATACATGTCGTTGCTGGCTTTGTTGTATTCGCTCATGGCGAACTTGAGCGCCTGCTGCGCGCCCTGATTATCTGTGGAGACTTCGGACGGGCCCCCCAGCAGCCGCATCCGTGGCCGGTCCGCAGCCAGCGCTGCACTGACCAAGGCTGCTGCGCTACAGATCAGGAGCCACCGGAACGAAGCCATCGCTGCTCTCTCGCTGGCTCTGGAAGTTCCTCCTTGGGGCTAAGCAATCTGCTGCGCCAGCTCTTCCTCGCAGCGGCTGCTTTTAGCGGTCGCGCTGCGCCTGCTGATGCTAATCCGGAACACAGCCCCGCCCTCCCGGTTGTCTGATGCTGCTTTCTAATCCCAcccgaagaggaggaggaggagtcccacCTTCCCGAACGAGGGGGCGAGAACAACTCGGCGGAGCCTTCTTTTCCGCTAAGCTTTGGGCTGGGTGTTTTTTTCCAGGCACACGGAGAACACGCATCCCAGCTTAGAAAAATTGACTCAGCATCCCGCGTGCTTGGGGCCGCTCACAGACACATGCCTATTCGTCGCTGTTTACTCTTCCACTTCGATCAAAAAATCGAGACCTAGGGACTTTGGGGATGGTTGTGTTATGTGTTATGTTACTGCCGCAGCCTAACCACGGCGACCTCTCCGGGATATTAACCTATCCCATAGCCCTTTGCTAACGTTCCTCCACGAATCAGTGGTGCAGTGGTAGAAAAATGCAGTTTTACAGTATTTAGTAGTAATGTAATCGGAAGGCAGAGAGAAACCACGGTCGGTGTTCGAATtacaccctccccacctcccaactTTTGTGATAGCCCCCTTAAAGTctcagaaggcttgggggggcaTAATTCGCCCCCTCCCTCTATTCAAGAGCCCCTAAGGTTTGCGGTAGGACCCCtctccactctttctttctcCGAATATTTTCATCTCTGAGAATAACAGTCTAGTGTCTAATTCATGTTGGTTGAGACCATTTACCAGAATGAAGCTAAAACTGTTAAATTGTACAGATGTTATACTTTggtttcatcttttaaaaaaattaaactgctttaactttattctgtgaaattcatTTATTGTTTCAcagttgcattttaaattgtgcaCACTGCCTAGACATAAATAAAATAGGGTTTCACTGCTCTTATTATTCACCACTTCGGATCTTTCTGAAGGAAAGCAGAATATACGCTTTTAAAAGCAAACCCAGTAATTACAATCATGCAATGAAGCATCGGAGCATGTGAAGTGTCTTTCCCTCCCCACTGAGCTTCTGCAGCCTGCCCTCGTGGCATTAAGGAGCAGCCCTGTGTTCAGGCAAGATGGCAACAAGCAACTGGCAGAGATTAAGCATCGTCCCCACCTTGCCCAAAAACATTCCATGAATACAACCCAA contains:
- the LOC128325056 gene encoding cystatin-like, producing MASFRWLLICSAAALVSAALAADRPRMRLLGGPSEVSTDNQGAQQALKFAMSEYNKASNDMYLSRVSEVVGFRQQIVSGIKYFLDVKVGRTKCTKSSADIENCAFHETPELAQEKTCRFVVHTVLWLNQINLLEKTCH